A genomic stretch from Bos mutus isolate GX-2022 chromosome 4, NWIPB_WYAK_1.1, whole genome shotgun sequence includes:
- the LOC102276202 gene encoding EP300-interacting inhibitor of differentiation 1, whose translation MSEMNELSELYEENTDLQMDVIPGESDLPHMEVGGGSRELSPNPSRAGAPPQLEEEGPMEEEAAQPMAEPQGPRGLASRPSPGEQPGQIAGPDFESEDEGEEFDDWEDDYDYPEEEPLSGAGYRVSAALEEANKMFLRTSRAREAALDGGFQMHYEKTPFDQLAFIEELFSLMVVNRLTEELGCDEIIDRE comes from the coding sequence ATGTCTGAAATGAACGAGCTGTCCGAGCTCTATGAGGAGAACACCGATCTGCAAATGGATGTGATTCCTGGTGAGAGTGACCTTCCGCACATGGAGGTAGGCGGCGGGAGCCGGGAGCTATCCCCGAACCCCTCCCGCGCCGGGGCCCCGCCACAACTGGAGGAGGAGGGCCCAATGGAGGAGGAGGCGGCCCAGCCAATGGCGGAGCCACAGGGGCCCCGAGGCCTCGCTAGCCGGCCCAGCCCTGGGGAGCAGCCAGGCCAGATCGCGGGCCCTGATTTCGAGAGCGAGGACGAGGGCGAGGAATTCGATGACTGGGAGGACGACTATGACTATCCGGAAGAGGAGCCGCTCAGTGGTGCGGGCTACAGAGTATCAGCGGCCCTTGAAGAAGCCAACAAGATGTTTCTGAGAACCTCCAGAGCCAGAGAAGCAGCTCTGGATGGCGGGTTTCAGATGCATTATGAGAAGACCCCGTTTGATCAATTGGCTTTTATCGAAGAGCTTTTTTCACTTATGGTTGTCAATCGTCTGACGGAAGAACTCGGCTGTGATGAGATCATTGACAGAGAGTAG